A single region of the Nitrosomonas sp. Is79A3 genome encodes:
- a CDS encoding sulfotransferase domain-containing protein, with protein MLNLPQRTHIYQNHHFDSTRWDYFESRADDIVIATSYKAGTTWTQAIVAHLLFPDGNFPAPPAQMSPWLDMRVIPLEVVLNNLKAQQHRRFIKTHLPLDGVPYNEKTKYLYIARDTRDVFMSLWNHYTGMKEEMLMLLNMLPGRMGDELPPPPDDIHTFWRNWITRGSFAWETDGWPYWSHLSNVQSWWNFRHLPNIQLFHYSDMLADTEREVRRIAAFLEIDVPEQAWGGIIKAISFKEMKRQGELYAPGGGQFWKGGAETFMHKGTNNRWRDVLSDEELALYDTACGRALTPDCRKWLENGGTI; from the coding sequence ATGCTGAATCTACCCCAACGCACGCATATTTACCAGAATCACCATTTTGACAGCACGCGCTGGGATTATTTTGAATCGCGCGCTGATGATATCGTCATCGCAACGTCCTACAAAGCCGGCACGACGTGGACACAAGCGATAGTTGCGCATCTGCTCTTTCCGGACGGGAATTTCCCGGCGCCGCCTGCGCAAATGTCGCCGTGGCTGGACATGCGGGTTATTCCACTCGAAGTGGTTCTGAACAACCTGAAGGCGCAGCAGCATCGCCGCTTTATCAAGACACACTTGCCGCTCGATGGCGTGCCTTATAATGAAAAGACTAAATACCTCTATATCGCCCGCGATACCCGTGATGTTTTCATGTCGTTGTGGAATCACTATACCGGCATGAAGGAAGAGATGCTGATGCTCCTGAATATGCTGCCTGGGCGCATGGGGGACGAACTCCCGCCGCCGCCGGATGATATTCATACCTTCTGGCGGAATTGGATAACCCGTGGCTCGTTCGCGTGGGAAACCGACGGCTGGCCGTACTGGTCGCACCTCTCCAATGTTCAATCCTGGTGGAATTTCCGTCACCTGCCCAACATTCAGTTGTTCCACTACAGCGACATGCTTGCGGATACCGAGCGTGAGGTGCGCCGCATCGCTGCATTTCTGGAGATCGATGTGCCCGAGCAAGCTTGGGGCGGCATCATCAAAGCGATCTCCTTTAAAGAGATGAAACGCCAAGGCGAGTTGTATGCGCCGGGAGGTGGTCAGTTCTGGAAGGGCGGAGCGGAGACGTTTATGCACAAAGGTACCAATAATCGCTGGCGCGACGTACTCTCTGACGAAGAATTGGCGCTCTATGACACCGCTTGCGGGCGTGCGTTGACTCCGGATTGCCGGAAATGGCTGGAGAATGGTGGGACGATTTGA
- a CDS encoding addiction module protein — MKTEILNKLHSEALMLPEAERAGLAHALVKSLDAPDDTDALEAWRKEILRRLAEIDASTAKLID; from the coding sequence ATGAAAACTGAAATTTTGAACAAACTTCATTCCGAAGCGCTCATGTTACCGGAAGCAGAACGTGCCGGGTTGGCGCATGCTTTGGTTAAAAGCCTGGATGCGCCCGATGATACGGATGCATTGGAAGCTTGGAGGAAGGAAATTCTGCGCCGTCTTGCTGAAATTGATGCGAGTACCGCGAAATTGATTGATTGA
- a CDS encoding BrnT family toxin, with protein sequence MKPFRWNHDKNEVLKKDRGISFEEIVLAIEADGLLDELHHPNPEKYPNQYILVVALDGYVYLVPYVEETDYFFLKTVIPSRKATREYLLRNNYDEKT encoded by the coding sequence ATGAAACCATTTCGTTGGAATCATGACAAAAATGAGGTGTTAAAAAAAGATCGCGGCATTTCATTCGAGGAAATAGTGCTGGCTATCGAAGCCGATGGTCTGCTGGATGAGTTGCATCACCCCAATCCGGAGAAATATCCTAATCAATATATTCTCGTCGTGGCACTCGATGGTTATGTTTACTTGGTACCCTACGTTGAAGAAACAGATTACTTCTTTCTGAAAACCGTAATTCCGAGCAGAAAGGCCACTCGAGAATACTTGTTAAGGAACAATTATGATGAAAAAACTTGA